ccaaagatcaacttaaaacttgtttaaaacatgtaatgagctcaagatcgactcttatctcttgaagatcgagaggaaaatgacccaagctcggagatgggagagatcgagtttcttgaacctccaagctccaaaacttgctatatgctcaaaaatcttcaaaacaaagtgaaaactagtgaaaatcgtgaaagatctgaaggaaggaactcaaaaacggcgagggatggcggagagctcaccttggccgacaatggggagaaaagctcacccatttcagctaagggacccctttataggtggctggccaggccacattcgggagccgaacgtgcctccgcatgcatgccatgttcggcggccgaacttaaggttcagtggccgaacctggacttccctcacttatgccttcgggggcctaaagcacacccaaagtgcaagcatgttcggcggccgaacctgggtcttcctccaaggctattttcattcaaaacttaatttctttcttgcttaacaccataaaatacattaaaatattttatgaaaacatggttttacccttctagaggtttccaacatccgagattccaccggacggtaggaattccgataccggagtctagccgggtattacattgggcCCATGGCAATAGCCCATCACCCGAAAGCCCACATGCTATCTGCCTAAAACAAACCCAACTCGCCCAAACCTTAAAACCGGGCTCCACTTGGACCTCTCACCCAGTGATAAAGACCAGACCTGCTCATCACCTAAGAAGGTCAAGAGCTCAGCTCACGGTTTAAAAACAAAGCTCGCGGGTTCgactagtccagctcggacaaaTTAGCTAAATAAAAAGCTCAAAGACGCAAGTAGATGGAAGCACGATAAAGACCAGACCGGCTCATCACCTAAGAAGGTCAAGAGCTCAGCTCACGGTTTAAAAACAGAGCTCGCGAGTACGGCTAGTtcagctcggaaagagtaaaccaaaagcagttagtccagctcggaaagagtaaaccaaaagcagttagtccagctcggaaagagtaaacCAAAAGCGGTTAGTCCGGCTCGGAAAGAGTAAACCGAAAGCTCGGTCGGCTAAATAAACTCTAGTTCGGATCGGCTAGGAGGCGAGAAGGAAAAAAACGATACAGCGGATCCCTCAGCAAAACTACGAAACACGCGATCTAAATTCTTCGCTCATGATAAGGAAAGAACAGCTCGAGTATGaacgaaaaataaaaatttcattaaaagaaaagcacattacagcaTGTCACAGATACCTACACTACGGGATAAAGGGCtacccttaaaggatttacatgcccggatacatcatcatctacgtttacatcatTATCACCTACACCACTACCTTAGCTTTCGACTTCAGAAGAATTCTCGTAGTTCGGAAGATGAGCTTCGCAGGCCGGCTGAGCTctgtctcgttattataggggaactgaacaagccGATCCCCATAAGCATCACTCACTGTTCCGTCATAGGTAggcattctgaagagcaatggaacaagtgaatgttgcaaacctacgcccaagtgtgatgcacgatACACTCGTGCACACCCAGGAAAACCAGTGAggcattctgaagagcaatggaacaagttaaactttcaatatcctGAAACATATGTGGAAAGGCATCATCAGGAGGTGGGGCAGGCTTTGTTCCTGTCGACCTGAAGTCCTCGATTAATCTCAAAGTCCGAGAGAACCTGAGAGTTCGAACAATTAGAGCAGCTGAGACTGACTTGACACTGATGTACAGCCTTGAAGATTCGAAACCTCGAGAGCTCGGCATGGAAGCCCGAGCTGGAGCAAGGGAAGGGCAAACCATACCCCTTCCACACAACAAAGAAAACTAAACCCGCATCTTTCGGGAGATCGGTTGAACAAGAGGAAGGAAGATCGAAAAGAGAGATCTCACTGTTCCGTTAAGGATCCCAAGGATGAGAAGGAAATGTTAGTAATATATAGCCAGAGGCCGAGCTTTTAATGTGAAACAGGGCGACTTTATACCCTAGGCTAGCGGCATTAGAATCCTTAAAGGCTATTCaccagaaaggaaagaaaacatACCGGGAAGATAAAAGCAGGAAAGTGAAGATAACAGTGTACACAAAGAGCAGAGGAAagctaaaaatagaaaaaaagacAGAGAAGATTTAAAGCTACAAGTCACGATAAGATGAAAGGGCAAGCCGAATAcaaacaggcgcggtcataatgattctaggggtttaccccctcgacagttggggcaataactgccgagaaggtaaaggggcaattgatgacctctGGGCTCACCTCACCCCAGTCTAGGGCCAGACCCATGAAAATAGCCCATTACTTAGAAATCCTCAAGCCACTCACGCGAACTGGGTCCAGTCCGCTCAGCCTCACAATTGGGCTTCATCTGGCTTTCTCCACCAGGCCGACCTCGTCTTCACTGCACCTCGGGCCGATCCCATTTGGGCCCAGCTTTGTTCCTATCCTCCGGCCCAGCCCGGAACCCGAAGAAGGTTTCATCCATCTGCCCCATAGACCCGCCTACACGCGCAcagagagaatcagaggccgttatgcatggggcagagatctgattccctcgtacgtccgtatcagcgtgacagggacaggtggtctaatgatactcgttttgttggcacgtcactagcagacaaaaggaaacatataaaaggagaaatactcctctctatatttaaactttttctaagttttacagagcccattgtaaaaatcctatttctctggatctcagatcatcaatattGATGATTAtattctattatattttaaatttttataaattaataaaataaaatgagtaTTATTTTAtcacaatttaaattttaatcggtaaaaattttaaatacaatagtaataagtataattattttttattcttttataaataagttatcgataatataattaatttatatttaattgttataatttttgttagtttaaatattaaataaattttaattttaattcatttgtGTTAATGAATTGATATGAATTAATATAGAAATATAAGTAGATATTCACCAAAATGTTTTGTTTAGCTcgtcaaaaaaaatattttgtttaaagAATTTAAGTGTGAAGTTTCAAATTGGAAATGGAGAATTACCGGGCCTGAATGGGcgtgaatgaaaaaaaaatcaaattggaATCATGATCTATAAACCagttattttagtttgatttatccatttaatttataactaaattgattatttgatttatttcaatttaattcaatttaattgttttcatattttttatttgaattgaaattaattttaatgaaatttaatttataatttattttattttgattttaaaattaatttagtgtTTTGACTGAAGTTAAGTGATAAATtaccaaattttattttttttataatatttgactATGCTAAATAGAGTTCATCTCttccaaaaataaaaatggGCCATAACGTCCTTTTTGGGCCAGTAGGAGTCCATTTTAAACGATGAGTAGTAGAACAAAGTACAAAACACCGTCTTAACATTTCTCTATGTTTTAGTGAGGAGTCTGAATCTGCAGATCTACCAAGAATCAGTCGGAAGGAAGCAATGGCAGCACCGGATCACCTATTCAGTCTCCGAAACAATTTCTACATAGGAGCTTATCAGGCTGCCATCAATAACAGCGACCTTCCCAATCTCTCCCCCGACGACGCCGTTGAGCGTGACTGCCTCGTATACCGCTCTTATATTGCCCTTGGCAGCTACCAGGTCCTTCGCTTTATTTGTATACTGTTTTTACCACTGATTCATTCATGCattattttcacttttttttttttggcttttaAAATGAAcaactaaataaaatttgaaaaattttgcaGCTGGTGATCAATGAAATCGACAATTCGGCTGCCACTCCGCTCCAGGCGGTAAAATTGTTGGCCTTGTATCTCTCCAGCCCTGCAAACAAGGTGTCCTCTCtatctaaatataaatttttttggaGAATTTGATTTATTAGTTGGATGATTCATTAAGATTATTGCTTATTTGTTGGTTGCAAGTGTGAGATCTGAGGTTGATTTGGTTCCTTGATCGGAAAAAATATTGCTCTTTGCTGTGGTTGACGGGTGACTTTTAGTTTAATCCCTGAAATTTGAAGCGGAGGCTACAAGTTTAAAGTGAAGCAAAAGCAAAGCTTTACTATCTCTGAAATTTtccctttttaaaaaaaaaaaaaggtttggaCTTTGTACTTGCTTAGTTATGCAGTATTTGGTGTTTGGTATGTGATATGAATTTCTTTAGTGTGTACAACTAGAGATTTGGGCTTTATTTACATGCTTTTATTATGAGCAGAAGTTTGCACCGGATTTCCATTTCAAATGTTGGATTTGTCATGTCCAGAAGTCCGTTATTCCAATAAAAATCCCATTTTCCCTGCCGAATGTTGTATACCTACATATTTGTATTTGTTTGCTTTTGTTTGTGTATGCACACACAGGCACTTGTGCAAATCTACTTGTTCACATTTGTGCTTTTTGATTGACAATGGAACAGAGACAAAGACTTAGACTCCAAGTTCCACTCataaactttttattattttggaacATCGAAAGATGTAAAGTCCAATGGATTGTTTTTGAACTGTCCAGGAATCCACTATTTCAAGCTTGAAAGAGTGGCTGGCTGATTCAGCCATTGGAAACAATGCCATTCTGAGGCTGATTGCTGGAACtatattcatgcatgaagaagaTTATAATGAGGCTCTAAAACACACGAATGCTGGAGGAACTATGGAATTGTAAGTTCAATTTGACATAGATATTATAGTTTAACATATATCCATCTCCATTCTTGGAATGCTTATCATGGTTATTGTTTATTCTTATAAGCACCAATGCTGAAACGTTTATATCTTGTAGGTTAAATGACTGGCATGTGTATGCGGTCTGTTAGCTAATTCTCGAAGATCAATGTATCTGAttgaaaattaaagattttaggAATAACTTAAAGAGTTAGATGTCCATGACTTCATGTAAAGCATACCTAAGAGGGTTGGATTGGAGTTAGGAAGCTCTTATCCCCAAACTAAATATTTGGGTTCCAGCCAAGTGTGAAGGAATATATAAACTTCTCTAAAAAGATGAATGGTCCATGATGTGATCTGGAAGAAGAGCTGtcaataaatattatatgtatTTTATCAATTATTGGGCAAGGCCATGCATCAAGGCTTGATTAAATCTTAAAATCGCAGACAATTTGGAATTTGTAAATAATGGTCATTTGGGACACTCTCTCATGGTTTGTCATAGTCTCATTGTGTTTGTCAAGATAATATATTTGGCTTCTGTTGCAAAACTGTAAAAATCAAGATGTAGCTATATGTGGTAAACGATTAGAAAATTAAGAACCTGTTTTTTCTGTGGTGCTTTATTGAATTATATAGAGAAAATTCTGTGcaaattgcttttttttttttactttcttttttcctttatattttgattttcaatACTGAGACATGCCTGTTTGCTCTTATCCAGGCATGCATTGAATGTCCAAATATTCCTTAAGATGCACAGGTCAGATTATGCAGAGAAACAGCTGAGGTACATGCAGCAGATTGACGAGGACCACACATTAACTCAACTTGCAAATGCATGGTTGAATCTGGCAGTTGTATGTGGattaatttgttattattatctaTGCCATAATTCATTGACAGTATTCTAATCATATATTATTTTGTGAATCAGGGTGGTTCAAAGATACAGGAAGCATATCTCATCTTCCAAGATTTCTCTGAGAAGTATCCAATGACGTGCTTGATCTTGAATGGGAAGGCAGTTTGTTGCATGCACATGGGCAACTTTGATGAAGCTGAGACATTGTTGCTTGAAGCACTAAACAAGGCAAGTTAGAATTAATGACTATCTCTCGTTTTCCCCTTCCATTGTTGAGGTTATAACTGGTAATCCTTTGTCTTGTTTCTTTACTCACCACTTCTACTTCTACAGAATGCACAGCTTTTCCTGAAATTTACTGGCATAGGGCAGTAATATATACATAATGCTACTTGTTGCATGCTTGCGTGGTTACTTTGAACAATGATGATATTTATTCTTTGCTGGATAAGCTTTGTTACAGCTATACTTCAAATTGGTTTTCTTGGACTGGTTTTGAATTCTCTGCAATTTATTCCTTCCCTATCTATCTCCAAAACTTTGGT
This Manihot esculenta cultivar AM560-2 chromosome 6, M.esculenta_v8, whole genome shotgun sequence DNA region includes the following protein-coding sequences:
- the LOC110616626 gene encoding coatomer subunit epsilon-1 yields the protein MAAPDHLFSLRNNFYIGAYQAAINNSDLPNLSPDDAVERDCLVYRSYIALGSYQLVINEIDNSAATPLQAVKLLALYLSSPANKESTISSLKEWLADSAIGNNAILRLIAGTIFMHEEDYNEALKHTNAGGTMELHALNVQIFLKMHRSDYAEKQLRYMQQIDEDHTLTQLANAWLNLAVGGSKIQEAYLIFQDFSEKYPMTCLILNGKAVCCMHMGNFDEAETLLLEALNKDAKDSETLANLVVCSLHLGKPSTRYLSQLKLSHPDHMLVKRSSSAEEHLERALQSFA